In Phyllopteryx taeniolatus isolate TA_2022b chromosome 8, UOR_Ptae_1.2, whole genome shotgun sequence, one genomic interval encodes:
- the mpzl3 gene encoding myelin protein zero-like protein 3 codes for MPRMCQRTRSLQVVLLFHLLVFFAPSLVFSITVSSPAELHASTGDTVTLSCTFISTSRPTSKMTVDWSYRPQTGGPPQTFFHFSSRTFPPLEGQFGGRVKWRGSPARGEASISLINSTLNDNGTYTCSVRNPPDVHGNPNSHTVLTVTPSAPSVRFSDVTFLLVFILVPSTIIALILIGRMLCPKRERSQSKGYRSSIEVADGVEYDNDRMGGKDTGITCCDISLTDSESEYEYHNVKQNTPTTEGYAESRC; via the exons ATGCCTCGAATGTGCCAAAGGACTCGCTCGCTCCAAGTCGTCTTGCTGTTCCATTTGCTCGTTTTCTTCG CTCCTTCACTAGTCTTCTCCATCACAGTGAGTTCTCCAGCAGAGCTGCATGCATCCACAGGAGACACCGTCACACTGTCCTGCACTTTCATTTCCACCAGCCGACCCACTAGCAAGATGACTGTCGACTGGTCCTATAGACCCCAGACTGGAGGGCCGCCACAGACG TTCTTCCACTTCTCTTCTCGTACCTTCCCTCCTCTGGAGGGCCAGTTCGGTGGGCGTGTTAAGTGGCGAGGAAGCCCGGCAAGGGGGGAAGCCTCCATCTCTCTGATCAATTCGACACTGAATGATAATGGAACCTACACATGCTCAGTCAGAAATCCCCCAGATGTCCACGGGAACCCAAACTCACACACAGTACTCACTGTCACTCCCAGTG CACCCAGTGTTCGCTTCTCGGATGTTACATTCCTTCTCGTTTTCATCCTCGTCCCTTCTACCATCATTGCCCTTATTCTGATTGGTCGGATGCTCTGCCCCAAGAGAGAGCGCAGCCAATCCAAGGGCTACAGATCATCCATAGAGGTCGCCGATGG AGTGGAGTATGACAACGACCGAATGGGGGGCAAAGACACAGGGATCACATGCTGTGACATATCCCTGACG GACTCTGAGAGTGAGTACGAGTACCACAACGTGAAACAGAACACACCTACTACTGAAGGTTATGCTGAGTCTCGGTGCTAG